A stretch of the Bacteroidota bacterium genome encodes the following:
- a CDS encoding response regulator codes for MKDIFNDLTEAENSVKSYTLMKNAEDMSRFYSITEVTGSKFDELKQLCVPGDTMASLIDTLDGLVEEKFEILDMLLLMQDESNVEQAMKGVMQSLKEKEPPAGTAAVDTSDQLVKKKEGNFFTRLFSRKDRKRKKETDTATATPVPERELLLDEISSLVKKARKEEMTRSQTLRQEEWDLLQQDKLVMDKIRMVIATMEQVEAAYLAISTKNAERKAGEVKHIIIAFVVSASLLLLMATLVIYRYVRWNNDYRRALKLARNEAEELARAKEQFLATMSHEVRSPMNIISGFIGQLLKSRLDADQRDQLDMVKKSSDHLLQMINDLLDLSRLKAGKLELQETEFSPGEVMNDMQNMLAPIAMEKKIDLLAWTDPALPAVVCGDAVRLRQILFNLAGNAIKFTDKGQVSLRAYPGQSTNEDTLFIFEVKDTGIGINESDLNKIFEEFEQGAGIAGQHRGGTGLGLAITRKLVELQGGRLWVESRVGEGSSFRAEIPYHISKGKLKNENLCETAVDRSLENIRILVVDDEEYNRRLMKAVLGKYGCVVTEAKSGEEALHGISGHPVEVILMDLRLPGMSGAEAAREIRKISADGGTKIPIIAVSAAVTPASMEEFRKNGIDDFILKPFDEEHLVQTILAVLAKDAKQKKIEKKVFTTATAPAPENNIKSRPAYDLKPLMEASAGDKVFFGEMIRLFIENTTQGLNEVSTCIAVNEWEKAADIIHSLSPPCHHLKAERLYTLLKDAEQSLRTTGKYHLAAETIRQARKEFDLIAKDLETHCEL; via the coding sequence GTGAAAGATATCTTCAATGACCTGACAGAAGCGGAAAATAGCGTTAAATCATATACCCTGATGAAAAATGCAGAGGATATGTCACGTTTCTACAGTATCACGGAAGTAACAGGAAGCAAATTCGACGAGCTGAAACAACTGTGTGTTCCCGGTGATACCATGGCTTCTTTGATCGATACCCTTGATGGCCTGGTGGAAGAGAAATTCGAAATACTCGATATGCTGCTTCTCATGCAGGATGAATCCAATGTAGAACAGGCCATGAAAGGGGTGATGCAAAGCCTCAAGGAAAAGGAACCACCTGCCGGAACTGCCGCCGTTGATACAAGTGACCAATTGGTCAAAAAAAAGGAAGGCAACTTCTTTACCCGCCTCTTTTCAAGGAAAGATCGGAAAAGGAAAAAGGAAACAGACACGGCCACTGCAACACCTGTACCTGAACGTGAACTCTTACTTGATGAGATCAGCTCCCTGGTGAAGAAAGCCCGGAAGGAAGAGATGACGCGTTCGCAGACATTGCGGCAGGAGGAGTGGGATCTGCTGCAGCAGGATAAGCTGGTCATGGACAAGATAAGGATGGTCATCGCAACGATGGAGCAGGTGGAGGCCGCTTACCTTGCCATCAGCACCAAAAATGCTGAAAGAAAAGCCGGTGAGGTCAAGCATATCATTATTGCTTTCGTCGTCTCTGCTTCTTTGCTCCTTCTGATGGCAACATTGGTGATATATCGCTATGTAAGATGGAACAACGATTACCGGAGAGCGCTGAAGTTGGCCAGGAATGAGGCAGAGGAGCTGGCCAGGGCAAAGGAACAGTTCCTGGCGACAATGAGCCACGAGGTAAGATCCCCTATGAACATCATCTCAGGCTTTATCGGGCAGCTCCTGAAAAGCCGGCTGGATGCGGATCAGCGCGATCAACTCGATATGGTGAAAAAATCGTCCGACCACCTGCTGCAGATGATTAACGATCTGCTAGATCTTTCGAGACTTAAGGCAGGTAAACTCGAACTGCAGGAAACCGAATTCAGCCCTGGTGAGGTTATGAACGATATGCAGAATATGCTGGCGCCGATAGCGATGGAAAAAAAAATAGACTTGCTTGCCTGGACAGATCCTGCTCTTCCGGCAGTCGTTTGCGGCGACGCGGTGAGACTCCGGCAGATATTATTCAATCTGGCCGGCAATGCCATCAAATTTACTGATAAAGGGCAGGTCTCCCTCAGGGCCTATCCAGGTCAAAGCACCAATGAAGATACACTTTTCATCTTTGAAGTGAAAGATACCGGGATCGGCATCAACGAATCTGACCTGAATAAGATCTTCGAGGAGTTTGAACAGGGAGCAGGGATTGCCGGTCAGCACAGGGGAGGCACCGGCCTGGGCCTGGCTATCACACGGAAACTGGTCGAACTCCAGGGTGGAAGGTTGTGGGTCGAAAGTCGTGTGGGAGAAGGCTCTTCTTTCAGGGCAGAGATCCCCTACCATATTTCAAAAGGTAAACTGAAAAACGAAAATTTATGTGAGACGGCAGTTGACCGGTCGCTGGAAAACATCCGGATTCTGGTTGTGGATGATGAAGAATACAACCGCCGGCTCATGAAGGCTGTTCTGGGGAAATATGGCTGTGTTGTCACAGAAGCCAAAAGCGGAGAGGAAGCCCTGCATGGAATCAGTGGGCACCCAGTGGAAGTCATTCTGATGGACCTTCGTCTGCCAGGGATGAGCGGGGCGGAGGCAGCCCGAGAGATCCGTAAGATTAGTGCTGACGGTGGAACGAAGATTCCCATTATAGCGGTCAGCGCTGCCGTCACACCAGCCAGCATGGAAGAATTCCGGAAAAACGGCATCGACGATTTTATCTTAAAACCATTCGATGAAGAGCACCTGGTGCAAACCATCCTTGCGGTTCTTGCCAAAGATGCCAAGCAGAAAAAAATAGAGAAGAAAGTCTTTACGACAGCTACCGCACCTGCACCTGAAAATAATATAAAGTCCAGGCCTGCTTATGACCTGAAGCCGCTCATGGAGGCCAGCGCCGGGGACAAGGTGTTTTTTGGCGAGATGATCCGTCTTTTTATAGAAAATACAACTCAGGGATTGAATGAAGTCAGCACATGTATTGCCGTGAATGAATGGGAAAAAGCAGCTGATATCATCCATAGTCTAAGCCCTCCCTGCCATCACCTGAAGGCAGAACGGCTCTACACCCTGTTGAAAGATGCAGAACAATCACTGCGAACGACCGGGAAATATCATCTGGCAGCCGAAACGATCCGGCAGGCCAGGAAGGAGTTTGATCTCATCGCGAAAGACCTGGAAACACACTGTGAACTTTAA
- a CDS encoding type I restriction-modification system subunit M, with protein sequence MSEDQKRQLEQQLWNIANTLRGKMNADEFRDYILGFIFYKYLSEKMEIYANTILQQDNIKYRDIKENTTKGKEYITAIKEEALGKLGYFLKPSELFGEVAKRGNGNGNKEKESHFILEDLQKILTNIQLSTMGTESEEDFDNLFEDMDLNSTKLGKTPEARNEIIAKVLSHLDKIDFKLEDTELDVLGDAYEYLIAQFASGAGKKAGEFYTPQEVSTVLAKIVTTGKTKLKSAYDPTSGSGSLLLRIARQVKEVSNFYGQEMNRTTYNLCRMNMILHGVHYRKFDIKQEDTLEHPQHLGMTFEAIVANPPFSAHWSANPLFTSDDRFSQYGKLAPASKADYAFVQHMIYHLAENGTMAIVLPHGALFRGGAERHIRKYLIEDKNFLDAVIGLPANLFYGTSIPACIMVYKKCRENPEDVLFIDASQHFDKVKTQNILRDEHIDKIITTYRSRKEEDKYSKRATLKEIADNDYNLNIPRYVDTFEADESIDINAIARELQALEKEMSETDKTIEGFCKELNITTPF encoded by the coding sequence ATGAGTGAAGATCAAAAACGGCAACTTGAACAACAGCTCTGGAATATAGCTAATACCCTCCGAGGTAAGATGAATGCGGACGAATTCCGTGATTATATTTTGGGATTTATTTTTTATAAATATCTCTCTGAAAAGATGGAGATTTATGCCAATACGATTTTACAACAAGACAATATTAAATATCGTGATATAAAAGAAAACACCACGAAAGGCAAAGAATATATTACAGCCATCAAAGAAGAAGCATTGGGGAAGTTGGGCTACTTCTTAAAACCTTCCGAATTGTTCGGTGAAGTTGCAAAACGTGGTAATGGAAACGGAAATAAGGAGAAAGAAAGTCATTTTATACTCGAAGATCTGCAAAAAATCCTGACCAATATCCAGCTCAGCACCATGGGCACTGAAAGTGAAGAGGATTTCGACAACCTCTTTGAAGACATGGATTTGAACAGCACTAAACTTGGCAAAACTCCCGAAGCAAGGAATGAAATCATTGCAAAAGTGCTTTCACACCTTGACAAAATTGATTTTAAATTAGAAGATACGGAATTAGATGTTTTAGGTGATGCATATGAATATTTAATTGCTCAGTTTGCCAGTGGTGCAGGTAAAAAAGCTGGCGAATTTTACACACCACAAGAAGTTAGTACCGTTTTAGCAAAAATTGTTACTACTGGAAAAACAAAACTAAAATCGGCTTATGACCCAACATCAGGTTCAGGTTCATTACTATTGCGTATTGCTCGCCAAGTAAAAGAGGTTAGTAACTTTTACGGACAGGAAATGAACCGTACTACTTACAACCTTTGCCGAATGAATATGATTTTGCATGGTGTGCATTACCGCAAATTTGATATTAAGCAAGAGGACACATTGGAGCATCCGCAACATTTAGGGATGACGTTTGAAGCCATTGTTGCCAATCCGCCATTTTCTGCACATTGGAGTGCTAACCCATTATTTACAAGCGATGATCGCTTTAGCCAATATGGGAAATTAGCACCGGCAAGCAAAGCCGACTATGCATTTGTGCAACACATGATTTACCATTTGGCTGAAAACGGTACCATGGCGATCGTATTGCCTCATGGTGCTTTGTTTCGCGGTGGTGCAGAACGACATATCCGCAAATATCTGATCGAGGACAAAAACTTTTTGGATGCTGTAATTGGTTTGCCTGCAAACTTGTTTTATGGAACAAGCATTCCCGCTTGTATTATGGTATATAAAAAATGCAGAGAAAATCCCGAAGATGTACTATTTATTGATGCAAGCCAACATTTTGATAAGGTAAAAACGCAAAACATTCTACGTGACGAACATATTGATAAGATCATCACCACATACCGGAGCCGGAAAGAGGAGGATAAATACAGCAAACGAGCAACACTTAAAGAAATAGCAGACAACGACTACAATCTGAATATACCTCGTTATGTAGATACTTTTGAGGCGGATGAGAGCATTGATATAAATGCAATTGCCCGGGAATTGCAGGCATTGGAAAAAGAGATGAGCGAAACTGACAAAACCATTGAAGGTTTTTGTAAAGAACTCAATATCACCACGCCTTTTTAA
- a CDS encoding restriction endonuclease subunit S, protein MEKQKNIPQLRFPEFEGEWKRKKLGEIAEKKIYKNQDNSINNVFTNSASLGIVNQRDYFDKDIANQNNLLNYYVVEKDDFIYNPRISNYAPVGPISRNHIGLGVMSPLYLVFKLLKGNIDFFEKYFSTSFWHEYMESIANYGARADRMNITTGDFFAMPIPFPIFPEQTRIASFFTTIDKKIAGLKQKKILLEQYKKGVMQKLFSQELRFKDDTGKEFPKWEKKKLGEIANKIMYGMNAAAIPFDGENKYLRITDIDEKSRKFLPNPLSSPDCVIEEKYKLNEGDMIFARTGASVGKTYLYDIRDGNIYFAGFLIRFSITDANPYFIFFQTFLNSYNKWVQMMSMRSGQPGINAEEYKTFPVVIPCLAEQIKIANFLSAIDEKIDYTKKQIDKTEHWKKGLLQKMFC, encoded by the coding sequence ATGGAAAAACAAAAGAACATACCACAATTACGCTTTCCTGAGTTTGAAGGAGAATGGAAAAGGAAAAAGTTAGGAGAAATTGCAGAAAAGAAAATTTATAAAAATCAAGATAATTCAATCAACAATGTATTTACAAACTCTGCAAGTCTAGGAATCGTTAATCAAAGAGATTATTTTGATAAAGATATTGCTAATCAAAATAACTTATTGAATTACTATGTTGTCGAAAAAGATGATTTCATTTACAATCCAAGAATTTCAAATTATGCTCCAGTTGGCCCAATAAGTAGAAACCACATTGGATTAGGCGTAATGTCACCACTGTATTTAGTTTTTAAACTTCTAAAAGGAAACATAGACTTTTTTGAAAAATATTTTTCTACTTCATTTTGGCATGAATATATGGAAAGCATTGCAAATTATGGAGCAAGAGCTGACCGTATGAATATTACAACCGGTGATTTTTTTGCAATGCCTATTCCATTTCCCATCTTTCCCGAACAAACCCGCATAGCTTCATTCTTTACAACAATAGACAAGAAAATTGCCGGACTCAAACAAAAGAAAATTCTTCTGGAGCAATACAAAAAAGGTGTAATGCAAAAACTCTTTTCGCAGGAATTGCGGTTTAAAGATGATACCGGCAAAGAGTTTCCGAAGTGGGAGAAAAAAAAGTTGGGTGAGATTGCAAATAAGATTATGTATGGAATGAATGCAGCAGCAATTCCATTTGATGGGGAAAATAAATACCTTAGAATTACCGATATAGATGAAAAGTCAAGAAAGTTTTTACCTAATCCGTTATCTTCACCTGATTGTGTAATAGAAGAAAAATATAAGTTAAATGAAGGAGATATGATTTTTGCACGAACAGGTGCAAGTGTAGGTAAAACTTATCTTTATGATATTAGAGATGGCAATATATATTTTGCAGGCTTTTTAATAAGGTTTTCAATCACAGATGCTAATCCGTACTTTATTTTTTTTCAAACTTTTTTGAATTCATACAATAAATGGGTACAAATGATGTCGATGCGTTCAGGTCAACCAGGTATTAATGCAGAAGAATATAAAACTTTTCCTGTTGTCATTCCTTGTCTTGCCGAACAAATTAAAATCGCCAATTTCCTATCTGCCATAGACGAAAAAATAGACTACACCAAAAAACAGATAGATAAAACCGAACACTGGAAAAAAGGTTTATTACAAAAAATGTTTTGTTAA